A single region of the Triticum dicoccoides isolate Atlit2015 ecotype Zavitan chromosome 2B, WEW_v2.0, whole genome shotgun sequence genome encodes:
- the LOC119366576 gene encoding RNA demethylase ALKBH9B-like: MSTPTPALLPDEGMARVRRKKDFRHMERVDGRMLNILQGLELHANVFSPDEQQKIVACVLDLQDQGRRGRLRERTYSEPRKWMRGKGRATIQFGCCYNYAADRDGNPPGIVRDEAVDPLPPLLAAMARRLVLWRLLPPACVPDSCIVNVYDVDDCIPPHVDHHDFLRPFCTASFLAEAPILFGKEMRVVAPGEFSAAASIPLPVGSVLVLNGNGADVAKHCVPAVPAKRISITFRKMDASKVPYGFRPDPLLQSLAAAAVRPPMTAASAPPNRAAWEQSNGEAAKHATPQAQQQQPAAPLYQAAAARAGQTQSQSPGGGVPFSLSTDEFPALGASPASGRRPGRR, encoded by the exons atGTCGACGCCGACGCCGGCGCTGCTGCCCGACGAGGGCATGGCGAGGGTGCGCCGCAAGAAGGACTTCCGCCACATGGAGCGGGTGGACGGCCGCATGCTCAACATCCTCCAGGGCCTCGAGCTCCACGCCAACGTCTTCTCCCCCGACGAGCAGCAAAAGATCGTCGCCTGCGTCCTCGACCTCCAGGACCAGGGCCGCCGCGGCCGCCTCCGAG AGCGGACCTACTCGGAGCCGCGCAAGTGGATGCGGGGCAAGGGCCGGGCGACGATCCAGTTCGGCTGCTGCTACAACTACGCCGCCGACCGGGACGGCAACCCGCCGGGGATCGTGCGGGACGAGGCCGTCGACCCGCTGCCGCCGCTGCTCGCCGCCATGGCGCGCCGCCTCGTGCTCTGGCGCCTGCTCCCGCCGGCCTGCGTGCCCGACAGCTGCATCGTCAACGTCTACGACGTCGACGACTGCATCCCGCCGCACGTCGACCACCACGACTTCCTCCGCCCCTTCTGCACCGCCTCCTTCCTCGCCGAGGCGCCCATCCTCTTCGGGAAGGAGATGAGGGTCGTCGCCCCCGGCGAGTTCTCCGCCGCGGCCTCCATCCCGCTGCCCGTCGGGTCGGTCCTCGTGCTGAACGGCAACGGCGCCGACGTCGCCAAGCACTGCGTGCCCGCTGTGCCGGCCAAGAGGATCTCCATCACGTTCAGGAAGATGGACGCCTCCAAGGTCCCGTACGGGTTCCGGCCCGACCCGCTGCTGCAGAGCCTCGCGGCTGCGGCCGTCCGGCCGCCGATGACGGCGGCGAGCGCGCCCCCGAACAGAGCGGCCTGGGAGCAGAGCAATGGCGAGGCGGCCAAGCATGCGACACCTCAGGCTCAGCAGCAGCAACCGGCGGCGCCTCTGTACCAGGCTGCTGCTGCCAGGGCGGGGCAGACACAGTCACAGAGCCCCGGCGGCGGAGTGCCTTTCAGCCTCTCCACCGACGAGTTCCCGGCGCTTGGTGCCTCGCCGGCCAGCGGACGACGGCCGGGAAGGAGATAA